The following DNA comes from Agromyces mangrovi.
CGCCCGCCGAGACGACCGACGGCACCGGCTCCCGCCGCGCCTCGTCGCCGCGCAACCGCCGCCTCCTGATCGGCGCGACCGCCCTGGTCGCCGCGGGTGCCATGACCGGCACCGGCTTCATGGCGCAAGGCGTCGTCGCCGAGCAGCAGGCTCGCATCGCCGCGACGACCTGGATGTCGAACGCCGTCGGCCTGTCGGCCGACCAGCAGCCGGCCTACGACGCCGTGCTCGCCTCGCGCGCGAACCTCGACGCCGAGGCCACCATCACGGTCGCCAAGGAGGCGATCGAGAAGGCAGACGGCTACGCGGACTCGTCCGACCTCGAGACCACCGTCTCGCACCTCGAGCACTACGAGCTGCTCGCCCCCGAGCGCGTCTTCCTCCTCGTCGACCAGGCGACCGAGCACGCCGACACGGTGACGTCGGAGACGAAGAAGGCCATCGAGGCGGAGAAGAAGCGCAAGGCCGAGGAAGCCGCCCGCAAGGCCGCCGAGGCCGAGGCCGCTCGCAAGGCCGCCGAGGAGGCCGCAGCCGCCGAGGCAGCGGCCGCCGCGCCGGCGCCGGCGCCCGCCCCCGCGACGCCGACCGCGCCCGCCAACCCGAGCGGCGCCCAGGCGATCGCCCGCGACATGATGCGCTCGTCGTACGGCTGGGGCGACGACCAGTTCGGCTGCCTCGTCAGCCTCTGGAACAAGGAGTCGGGCTGGAACGTCTACGCCCAGAACCCCTACAGCGGTGCCTACGGCATCCCGCAGGCGCTGCCCGGCAGCAAGATGGCCACCGCGGGCGCCGACTGGGCGACCAACGCAGCGACGCAGATCCGCTGGGGCCTCGGCTATATCTCCGGACGCTACGGCACCCCCTGCGGCGCGTGGAACCACTCGGTGGCGGTCGGCTGGTACTGACCCGCACCACGGCACGACA
Coding sequences within:
- a CDS encoding lytic transglycosylase domain-containing protein, producing the protein MQNQTSSPATPAETTDGTGSRRASSPRNRRLLIGATALVAAGAMTGTGFMAQGVVAEQQARIAATTWMSNAVGLSADQQPAYDAVLASRANLDAEATITVAKEAIEKADGYADSSDLETTVSHLEHYELLAPERVFLLVDQATEHADTVTSETKKAIEAEKKRKAEEAARKAAEAEAARKAAEEAAAAEAAAAAPAPAPAPATPTAPANPSGAQAIARDMMRSSYGWGDDQFGCLVSLWNKESGWNVYAQNPYSGAYGIPQALPGSKMATAGADWATNAATQIRWGLGYISGRYGTPCGAWNHSVAVGWY